The following DNA comes from Camelina sativa cultivar DH55 chromosome 14, Cs, whole genome shotgun sequence.
ttataatatttaaaaattttaaaagtttaaatattataaatattgaaacttttaaaagttcttaccttttaaaaagtttttaaatattataatttttaaattttaaaagtttaaaatattataaatattgaaactttttaaaaggttcaaattttatattttgaaaccttttaaagtttaaaatattataaatattcatgtaatacataaattatcttatttatcaatgtttgtgttttttatttcttatgagctgtaaaatatattttgtgtatgattttatagatgagttgatattctttcattaattttttattttttatcttattttttatttttattagaaaagaaatgattttgttcttggagtttgatgggttaacaagttgtgtggtagtctaaaaaagtatttttcattggaagaatgtgaagaagttgatgaggaagaagaagaaaaagagtataacgaagaaccaaacgataaaagtaacgatgacaattaccacaaaatttgacaatgaaaatgaaaagaaagaatatgaaggataagaaaacattgaataaaaaaacacgaaaatataggtgatagcgatcaattaaatatgaaaacgagttaaatttatgatgataaaattcttttgtttttctggtggtcaaagaaattgtttagaatatgtgaggtcatcattCTGATTCGCTTCGCCtcgacgtcgagttaaattcatgatttttttatcagatttgattttataacacaactgatttttatattttaaaaaattgtgtatctgaaatttattttttttccttaattctaatttaatttttttataagataatattttattaccgtcatcaatcatatataatttttatcaaaatttgtaaaataaaccCACGcttagcgtgggttcaaaacctagttacATAAAAGATAAAACACATTAAATACAACAATCTTGCTTTAGCATAAATGAATCTAAAGAACCAGATAACATTGCAAAATCATGTAAACTGAGAGTGGTTCAATCTCGgtatggtttggtttggtttggttctctctcttcttccctaCCCTTAAATTGTCTCTGCTTATGAATCAAAACGCCGTTGACGATTATCAAAAACCATTTTCACAGTTCTCTGTAATGTCTAAAACCCTTCTCTCTCGCATCAAACCTCTTACCAATCCTCCTCGATCTCATTTTCCGATAACTCCCCGCATCAAGAAACTGGTAAGCGACACTGTATCCATCCTCAGAACCCAACAAAACTGGTCTCAAATTCTCGACGATTGCTtcgctgatgaagaagaagtacgCTTCGTCGATATTTCACCTTTCGTATTCGATCGAATCCAGGATGCTGAAATCGGCGTTAAGCTGTTTGATTGGCTATCGAGTGAGAAGAAAGACGAGTTCTTTTCAAATGGGTTTGCTTGTTCTTCGTTTCTGAAGCTCTTAGCGAGGCATAGGATCTTTGCTGAGATTGAAGATGTGTTGCGTAATCTCAATAAAGAAAATGTGAAGCTTACACATGAAGCATTGAGCCATGTTCTTCACGCGTATGCTGAATCTGGATGTTTGAGTAAAGCAGTGGAGATTTATAATTATGTAGTTGAGTTGTATGAATCTGTGCCTGATGTTATTGCTTGCAACTCATTGTTGAGTTTGTTTGTGAAAAGTCGGAGACTTGGAGATGCACGGAAGATGTATGACGAAATGTGTGAGAGAGGTGGTTGTGTTGATAATTACAGTACTTGTATACTGGTCAAAGGTATGTGCAGTGAAGGGAAAGTAGAAGAAGGTAGAAAGCTGATTGAAGATCGATGGGGTAAAGGTTGTATTCCGAATATTGTATTTTACAACACCATCATTGGTGGATACTGTAAGCTGGGTGATATCGAAAATGCGAACCTAGTTTTCAAGGAGTTGAAATTGAAGGGATTTATGCCGACTTTGGAAACTTTTGGAACGATGATAAATGGGTTCTGCAAGAAAGGGGATTTTGTGGCGACTGATCGACTTTTAAAGGAAGTAAAAGAAAGGGGTTTAAGGGTTAGTGTTTGGTTTCTTAATAACATCATTGATGCTAAGTATAGGCACGGTTCTAAGGTTAATCCAGCTGAGAGTATACGATGGATAGTAGCTAATGATTGCAAGCCTGATATAGCAACATATAACATTTTGGTGAATCGTTTGTGTAAAGAAGGGAAAAAGGAGGATGCTGTTGGGCTTTTGGATGAAGCATGGAAGAAAGGGTTGATTCTGAACAATTTAAGCTATGCCCCTCTAATACAAGCCTATTTCAAAAGCAAAGAGTATGATATTGCTTCTAAGTTGCTTCCACAGATGGCTGAAAGAGGATGCAAACCAGATATTGTTACATATGGAATCATTATCCATGGTCTTGTTGTTTCAGGGCATATGGATGATGCTATTTACATGAAGG
Coding sequences within:
- the LOC104742764 gene encoding pentatricopeptide repeat-containing protein At1g52620 isoform X2 translates to MSKTLLSRIKPLTNPPRSHFPITPRIKKLVSDTVSILRTQQNWSQILDDCFADEEEVRFVDISPFVFDRIQDAEIGVKLFDWLSSEKKDEFFSNGFACSSFLKLLARHRIFAEIEDVLRNLNKENVKLTHEALSHVLHAYAESGCLSKAVEIYNYVVELYESVPDVIACNSLLSLFVKSRRLGDARKMYDEMCERGGCVDNYSTCILVKGMCSEGKVEEGRKLIEDRWGKGCIPNIVFYNTIIGGYCKLGDIENANLVFKELKLKGFMPTLETFGTMINGFCKKGDFVATDRLLKEVKERGLRVSVWFLNNIIDAKYRHGSKVNPAESIRWIVANDCKPDIATYNILVNRLCKEGKKEDAVGLLDEAWKKGLILNNLSYAPLIQAYFKSKEYDIASKLLPQMAERGCKPDIVTYGIIIHGLVVSGHMDDAIYMKVKLIDRGVSPDAAIYNMLMSGLCKTGRFLPAKLLFSEMLDRNILPDAYVYATLIDGFIRSGDFDEARKVFTLSIEKGVKQQDMATALKIFRGMEKSKCKPNVVTYTSLVNGFCCQGDFKLAEETFKEMQSCGLVPNVVTYTTLIRSFAKESSTLGRAVYYWELMLTNNCVPNEVTFNCLLQGFVKKRSEHVLAEPNDQGQSSLFFEFFHRMKLDGWSDHAAAYNSVLVCLCVHGMVKTACLFQDRMVKKGFSPDPVSFAAILHGFCVVGNSKQWWNMDFCHLDEKGLEVAVRYSRVLEQHLPQRVTSEASTILHAMVVKNDTKDLRTVESR
- the LOC104742764 gene encoding pentatricopeptide repeat-containing protein At1g52620 isoform X1, which produces MSKTLLSRIKPLTNPPRSHFPITPRIKKLVSDTVSILRTQQNWSQILDDCFADEEEVRFVDISPFVFDRIQDAEIGVKLFDWLSSEKKDEFFSNGFACSSFLKLLARHRIFAEIEDVLRNLNKENVKLTHEALSHVLHAYAESGCLSKAVEIYNYVVELYESVPDVIACNSLLSLFVKSRRLGDARKMYDEMCERGGCVDNYSTCILVKGMCSEGKVEEGRKLIEDRWGKGCIPNIVFYNTIIGGYCKLGDIENANLVFKELKLKGFMPTLETFGTMINGFCKKGDFVATDRLLKEVKERGLRVSVWFLNNIIDAKYRHGSKVNPAESIRWIVANDCKPDIATYNILVNRLCKEGKKEDAVGLLDEAWKKGLILNNLSYAPLIQAYFKSKEYDIASKLLPQMAERGCKPDIVTYGIIIHGLVVSGHMDDAIYMKVKLIDRGVSPDAAIYNMLMSGLCKTGRFLPAKLLFSEMLDRNILPDAYVYATLIDGFIRSGDFDEARKVFTLSIEKGVKVDVVHHNAMIKGFCRSGMLNEALMCMNRMTEEHLVPDTFTYSTIIDGYVKQQDMATALKIFRGMEKSKCKPNVVTYTSLVNGFCCQGDFKLAEETFKEMQSCGLVPNVVTYTTLIRSFAKESSTLGRAVYYWELMLTNNCVPNEVTFNCLLQGFVKKRSEHVLAEPNDQGQSSLFFEFFHRMKLDGWSDHAAAYNSVLVCLCVHGMVKTACLFQDRMVKKGFSPDPVSFAAILHGFCVVGNSKQWWNMDFCHLDEKGLEVAVRYSRVLEQHLPQRVTSEASTILHAMVVKNDTKDLRTVESR